CGTTGCGCGACAGCAGCGCGGTCAGCGCGATGCCGGCAACGGCGGTCGGCAGCGCGAAGGGCAGGTCGACCATCGCATCGAGCACCCGGCGGCCGGGAAACCGGTAGCGCACCAGCACCCAGGCCACCACCGTCCCGAACACCAGGTTCACCGCGGCTGCCGTCAGCGAGGCGCCGAAGGACAACCTGAGGGCAGCGACCACGCGTTCGCTCGCGGCAATCGCCGCAAACTCGGCCCAGGTCAGCGTCGTCGTCCTGAGGATCAGCGCCGCGATCGGAATCAGCACGATCAGGCCGAGATATGTCAGCGCGAAGCCGAGCGTCAGGCCGAAGCCCGGCAGGATGCCCGGTCTGCGCCACCGCCCGGGCGCCGCCGCCGCGACAGCTGCCATGGCGCCTCACCTCCGCTCAGCGCCGGTAGATCTGGTCGAACACGCCGCCGTCGCCGAAATGCTCCGGCTGCACCTTCGCCCAGCCGCCGAAGATCGGGTCGTCGATCCTCACCAGCTTCAGCTGGGGAAAGCGGGCAGCATCCTCGGGCGCGGCATCCTGCATCCGGTATGGCCGGTAGAAGTGCCTGGCGGCGATCGCCTGGCCCTCGGGCGCGTAGAGATAGTTCAGATAGGCCTCGGCGACCGCGCGGGTGCCCTTGCGGTCGACGTTCGCATCGACCACGGCGACGACCGGCTCGGCCAGCATCGACATGGATGGCATGACGATCTCGAACTGGTCGGGGCCGAGTTCCTCGATCGCGAGCAACGCCTCGTTCTCCCAGGCGAGCAGCACGTCGCCGATGCCGCGCTGCACGAAGGTCGTGGTCGAGCCACGCGCCGCCGTGTCGAGAACCGGCACGTTGCGGTAGAGCCTGGCGAGGAAATCGCGCACCTTCGCCGTGTCGCCGCCAAACGCTTCGCTGGCGAAGGCCCAGGCCGCCAGATAGGCCCAGCGCGCCGCCCCCGACGTCTTCGGATTGGGCGCGACGACCTCGACGCCCTCCTTCACCAGATCGTCCCAGTCCTTCAGGCCCTTCGGGTTGCCCCTCCTGACCAGAAACACGATTGTCGAGGTGTAGGGCGCCGCGTTGTTCGGCAGCCTTGCCCGCCAGTCTTCCGCGATCTTGCCGGAGTTTTGCACGATCGCGTCGACATCCGACTGCATCGCCAGCGTCACAACGTCGGCATCGAGCCCGTCGATCACCGCACGCGCCTGTGCGCCGGAGCCGCCATGCGACTGGCGCACCGTCACGTCGTCGCCGGTGGTCGCTTTCCAGTGGGCGGCAAAGGCCGCGTTGAAGTCCCGGTAGAGTTCCCGTGTCGGGTCGTAGCTGACGTTCAGAAGCGTCGTCTGCGCAAACGCAACGACCGAGAGAACGAGCATGATGGCCGCCGTGAAAGTCGCGGTGGCGAGCCCGTTCCGGAGGCGGCTGCCGCGCCCGGCGGCGCGGACGGTCTGCGGCGAAGGGGACGCGGCACGCATCGGACATCTCCCGGATGGATCGTTAATGCCTATAATCACGATCTATTCGGTCGGGATTGTCAATTGCAAAATGCGACACATGTCCGGAAAACCGTTCCGGCCGTTTGCAAGGATACGCAACGCGCATTGCGCAGCGGGCGCAAACTCGGCCGGGACCGGCCGGTGGCCTGCATCGAGCCGCAGCCGCCGGTCATGTTGTACGCCACCCGTTGCGGAATCGCGGGCATTGCCATCGGCCAGGGCATGGCGACAGCGACGGCGACCCGACTTCCCGCCTCAGAAGGGTCGGCCAAACCGTTCCAGGATGTCCCGGTCACCGACTTGCCCGCCCTTGAGCAGCAGGAATGCCCCCTCGAGGGCATGACCCGGCATATGACCGCTGCAGACGGCGACTCCGGGCGCTGCACGTCGCACGAAGGAGAGGCTTCTGAAGCCGAGACGCTTGACCACGGCGCTGGCGGTATCGCCGCCGGCGACGGCGATGGCGCCCACCGGGCAGCGACCCGCGATGGCTGCCGTCAGTTTGGCAAGTCGTCCCGAGAGACTGGCCGGCGGCATCCCGTAGTCATGGTCCCGCCTCAGGTGGATGAGCACGTCCCGCCCGGTGGCGAGCAGATCCGCGCAGTGCCGAACCAGCCGGTCCGCCCCCGCGTCGAGATCGCAGGGCTCGATCGGCAAACGAACATAGCTGGCCGCCGCCTCCACCTGATCGGCCGTCACGGCGGACCGGCTGCCGGCAACTGCCAGCCGCGGCCCGACGCCGGTGACGGCCCGTGAGCGGGACTGGGCGAGCCGCGGACACAACGCTTCGGCGACACTGCTGGCACCGACCACCAGCAACGGTGCGGTTGCAGCTTCCAGGGTCGTCAGAATGCGTCCTATCCTGTCCACGTCGGACGGCGACAGGGCATCGATGAGAGCGCGGCCCGCCCCGTTGCGCATCGCTGGCGGCAGCTCTTCCGTTCTGTTCAGTTCGAGGCAGTCGATCAAGGCGAGATCGTCGAGCCCCTGCAGCGCGAGATGAGCCCGAATGTCGGCTTCGCCCATCGGCGTCGTGGGATGCCGGCTCATCACCGGATGTCGGTCGATCCGGCAGACCCTGCCGTCAGCCGCCCGTGCGAAGAGCGTTCCGAAGATGCAATAGCGGCCGAGGCTAGGCTGACCGCCAACGACGACGGTGCGGCCGGTCGCGAGCAGGCGCTCGAGTGTCAGAACCGCCGCGCCGATGCTGCCGACATGCCGCGCGGAGTCGAACGTCGAACAGATCTTGTAGTGCAGGATGCGCGGCGACAGCCTTCGCAGGCCCGGTGCAAGCTCTTCGAGCCGCCGGACGATGATGTCCGGCGAAAGGGGGCGCAGGTCGGTGGCAATACCGATGACGTCGAGCCCGTCCGCTTCGGCCGGATCCGGCACATCCAGAAACAGCCGGACCGCCGCACCTCGCTCGGCGAAGGTGGCGAGGGTGTCCGATGCGCCGGTGAAGTCGTCGCCGAGGAAAACGATCCTGGCCAAGTCAGCCACCGAAGACGCGCAACGCCGCGGCAAGTTCTGGCCGCGTCGCGGCCGCAGCCTCGATCTCCTCCCCGCTCGCGACCGCATCCCATGCCTGGCGAAGGCTCGTCACGCCGGCGGCCGGCCCGTCGGGATGGGCGAGAATGCCGCCGCCTGCCATGAACAGGAAGTCGGCCGAGTCGGCGGCGCGCGCTGCCAGCGGCAGCGTGCCTGCCCATTGGCCGGAGGAAAAGGCGGGCATGACCGCGTCCGTCGCATCCGGCGCATCGACCGCAAGCGGCTTCAGACAACGCCGTGCCGCCTGCTCGACGTCTTCCGGCCGGTCACAGAACTTGCCGCCGATGCCATGCACATGCAGATGGTCGATGCCGGCCAGCCGGTACAGCGCCTGATAGGCATCGAAGCCGATCCCAAGCAACGGGTGGCGCGACAGGGCGCCGAAACCGTTACGGTGTCCGTGAATGGCGAGTGGCGTCGATCGGCGCAGCGACTGGATCGCCGATAGCCCGCACCAGTTGAGACTCACCATCACACAGGATCCGCCCTCGCGCTCGACCAGATCGGCATGGCGGCGCATCGCATCGGTCTCGTCGGTGACATTGAAGGCGACCATCACATTACGGCCGGTGCGGTCGCGATGGGCGCGCACCCGCGCCATGACGGCGGGAACGCGCTCGGCGAGCGGCGCATGGTCGGGGTTGGCGCAGACCTCGTCGTCCTTGATGAAGTCGACGCCTGCCCTGCACAGGAGATCGACCAGATCCGCTATCTCGTCGGCCCGCAGGCCGACATTGGGCTTGATGATCGTGCCGAACAACGGCCGGCCGAATACCCCGACGCGCTCGCGCGTGCCGCGCACGCCGACGCCGGGCAGATCGAACCGGCAGCGCACGATCTGTGGCAGACGCAGGTCGAGCAGCCGCAGTCCGGTGACCTCGCCCAGGTCGAAGAGATTACCGGCAACGGTCGCGGCAAGCGTCGGTAGGTTGGTGCCGATATTGGCGAGCGGGAAGGCGATGCGAACCCTCGCGCGCCGCCACGGACCTGCAACTCCCCTGCGATCGAGCCAGGAACTCGCAAGGCTGGGTCCGGTTGCGCTCTCGAGTTCCTCAAGCTCCAATACCTCGGCGGCAGCGCGGGCCCGCAGCGCGTCGGTTTCTCCGGCGACGCGGACAAAGGTGCCGCTCGACTGCTCGCCGGCCAAGATGTCGGCAACCCTCGCCGGATCCAGCGGAGTCTCGATGAGATAGATCGCTTCGATCGTATCGACACGCATCGGCGCTTCAGAGGGTCGACAGATCGGGAAAGGGCCGGATCGGATCGGTACCGTCCCAATCCTGCGACGCGGCCCGGATCATGTCGAACATCCGCCCTTTCGGACCGATCACCTCCGACAGTTCGATCACCGTGCCGGGATGCGCCTCGCGATCGAAATAGACGAAGCGGCCGTTTGCGCCCACCCTGCCACTCATCCTGGGGCGGAATCCCTCAGCCACCATGCGGGCCAGATCGCGATCGAAGTCTTGCGTCCAGTAGGCGACATGCTGGAGGCCACGGTTGCCCGCCTCGAGGAAGTCGCGATACATCGACGGAACGTCGTTGCGGCACTGGATCAGCTCGACCTGGATGAAGCCACTGTTGGCGAGCGCAACCGAGTTGTGAGGCTGATAGGCGACGCCGTCATAGAGGTAATCCTCGATCGGCACCCTTGGGTTGTAGAACCATGGCCCGACACCCATTACCGCGTGCCAATGCGCCATGCCTGCCTCGATGTCGTCCACGACATAGCCGAGTTGGCGGATTGCGCCGAGAAACCTGCTCATGAACTGTCCTATTGCGCGAGGAACTGGGGTAGCCAGGTCGAGATGGCGGGAACCATCGAGACGACCAGCAGCGACAGCAGCAGCGGCATGAAGAACGGCAGGACGCCGCGGATCACCTCGTGCACCGGCATTCTGGCAACGATCGCCACCATGTAGAGACTCATCCCGACCGGTGGCGTCAGCAGGCCGATCATCAGATTGAGGACGAACACGATGCCGAGCTGGAGCGGATCGACGCCCGCGGCGTGAAGCGCCGGCGCGACGATCGGTGCGATGATGAGAATCGCGGCGATCGATTCGAGCACCATGCCGACGACGAGCAGGAGCAGGTTGACCAGCAGCAGCAGCACCAGCGGATTGTCGGATATGCCGAGCAGCCACCTGCCGGCGATGGCTGGTACCTGGTCGAGCGTCAGGACCCAGGCGAACAGCGCCGCCGTCGCGACGATGAACAGGATGCCGGCCGTCGCCTCGGTCGTCTCGCGAAGGCAAGCCCAGACCGCGCGAACGGTAAGGGTGCGATAGACCAGGAACCCGATCACCAGCGCATAGGCGACGGTGACCCCGGCAACCTCGGTCGGACCGAAATAGCCGCTCAGCAGACCGCCGATCAGCAGGACTGGCGCTGCGAGCGCCGGCAGCGAAACGACCGCCTTGGCGGCGATGGCACGCACTGACGGGCTGATGGTGTCGCGCGGCAGGTCGAACAGCCGCGCCATCACCGCGACCTGCGCCATCAGCAGGACCGTGATGACCAGCGCCGGCACAATCCCGGCAATCAGCAGCTGCACCGCCGAGACATTGGTGACACTCGCGTAGATGATGATCGGTATCGACGGCGGGAATATCGGACCGATGGTGGCGGCGGCGATGGTGATGCCGGCGCCGAACCGGCGCCTGTAGCCCTGCGCCACCATCTGGTCGATCTGGATCTTGCCGAGCGCACCGATGTCGGCGAGCGCTGCACCCGACATTCCCGAGAAGATGAGGCTGACCAGGATCGACACCTGGGCGACGGCGCCGCGGATGCGCCCGACCAGCAGCCGCACGAGATCGAAGATGTGCCCGGTCACGCCCATCGCATTCAGAAGGCTGGCGGCGAGGATGAACAAGGGCACCGCCAGCAATGGCGTCGAATCGAGCGCATTGACGCAGCGCTGGACCAGCACATGCACCGGCAGGCCGAAGGCAACCACGGTTACGGCGGAAGCAAGTCCGAGTGCCACGGCGATCGGCGCTCCAAGGAGAAGCGCGGCGACAAAGACGGCGACAAGGACCAGACTCATGGCACCGGGCTGCCGTTACCATCCGGAAGGCGGCCGGCGACGATCGCCCGGATCCGGGCCACAGCGACAAGGGCCAGCAGGGCGAGGCCGACTAGCGCGGGCGCATAGAACACCCAGTTGGGAATCCCCAGTGTCGGCGTCGCGAACTTCCATGCCCGGCCGAGAAAGGCATGGAGCGACCAGAGCCCCAGGCAGGCGAAGGCGAGCACGGTCAGTTCGATCACCAGCGCGACCGGCCGCCGCAGCCGCCCCCGCAGCACCAGCGATGCGAGGTCCATCGCGACGTGCTGGCCGCGCAACGCCAGCAGCGGCACGCACAGGAAGACGATTGCCACGCCGCAGAAGCGCGCGAGCTCGTCGGCCCAGGGCATTCCCGTATTGAACAGGTTGCGGCCGGCAACCTGAGCTGCGATCAGGACGCAGATCAGCGCGAGCAGCAGCGAAGCCAGGCTGCGGCAGGCGACGGCAGCAATCTGCAGCAGCCGGCCACCCGCCGGAACCGAGACCCCGCCCTGCATCACCGCAGCCTCCCTAGCCGTTCGGGGCTCAGCTGATCGCCCGAATCTTGTCGTAGAGCGATCCGAACTTCTCGCCGAAGCGCTGGTCCACCAGCTTCGATACCGAGGCCCGGAAGGCCTCGAGATCGAGCCCGTCCTCGGGACCGATCACCGTCATTCCGAGCTTGCGCAGCTCCTCGGTCTCGCGTTCCTCGTTGTCCTGGATGGCCCTTGTGGCGCGCTCGCGGATCTCCTGAGCGGCGGTTTCGACAGCCACCTTCTGGGCGGGCGTGAGGGCCTGCCAGGCATCCTCGTTCATCACGACGACTTCCGCATTCGACATGTGCCCGGTCAGCATCAGATGCGACTGGACCTCGTAGAGCTTGACATTGAGGATGACATTCACCGGGTTTTCCTGCCCGGCGACGATGCCGGTGGCAAGCGCCGTCGGCACCTCGGACCAGTCCACAGGCACGGGCGCGGCCCCCATGCCCTCGACGGCGGTCTGGTAGATGGGGAACGGCACGGCGCGGATCTTCACCCCGGCAAGATCGGCGGGCGAATAGACGGCCTTGTTCGCTGTCAGGTTCCGGCGGCCGAAATAGTGCGCATAGATGACGCGGACATTCGCCGCCTCGATCAGCCCCCTGTTCAGCTCCTGCATGACCGGCGAGTTGACGTCCATCACCTTCATGAGGTGATCGACATCACGATAGAGATAGGGCGTGTCGAGGGCGCCGAACGGCTCGTACAGAGAGCCGATCCCGCCGGCGGTATTGTGCGAGAAGGCGATGGTGCCAAGCGAGACCGCCTCGGCCAGCTCCTGAAGCTTCCCCAGCTGGGATGACGGGAAGACCTGCACCTGGATGTCGCCGCCCGAATGCCTGTTGACGGCTTCCGCGAACCAGTCGGCCTGGGCGCCGGCGACACTGGCCGGCTCGTTGTTGTGCCCGTAGCGCAGCGTCAGCGATTGCGCCGATGCCCGATACGGCGACAGGACGAATGCTCCGGCGCCCAGCCCGAGCCCCAAGGCACCGCGCCGCGTGATCGATTGCAGTTGCTTGGCCATGCGAACCTCCCGTGATGTCTTTTGATGGGTGGCGTCCGTGTATCGCGCCCATTTATCGGCCTTGACAGAAGGTTAGGTGGCGTGATCCTTCAGGTCAAAGAATAGTTTCTGAGGTGTTTTGAGGTGCATCCGAGACCCTCGACCCTTCCCTCCATGGCCGACGTGGCGCAATTGGCCGGAGTCTCGCTGGCCACGGTCGATCGCGTGCTCAACCGGCGCAAGGGCGTGAGGGCGCGCACGGTCGACCGGGTTCTCAAGGCCGCGGTGGAGCTCGGCTACCTGGATCGCGAGGAGTGCAGGAAGCTGTCCGGCCCGCGTTTGCCCAATATCGCGTTCCTGTTGCCCAAGGGCACGAACCCCTATCTCAGGCTTCTCGGCGAGAAGGTCCGCGCCACCGCCGCGACAGGCTCCCGCGACGACTCGCCGGTCCGCTGCTTCTTCATCGAGAGCTTCGACGCCGGGGCGCTCGCCTCGGCGCTGCACCACCATGCCCGTTGGGCGGATGGCATTGCCTTCATGGCGATCGACCACCCTCTGGTGCGTGAAGCGGTCGAGGAGGTCGGCGCCGGCGGGACGCGCCTGGTCACCATCGTGTCGGACCTGCCCCATTCGGCCCGCGAGGCCTATATCGGGCTTGATAACCAGGCGGCCGGGCGAACGGCCGCCTACCTCCTGGCGCGCTTCTGCCATGTGCGGGAGGGCAGCGTGGCCGTGGTGGCAGGCAGCCGCAGCTACCGGGCCCATTCCGAGCGCGAGATGGGATTCCACAGCCTGCTCGACGAGGCGCATCCGGGCCTGCGTGTCGTTGGCATGCGCGAGGGCCACGACGACCGAAACGAGAATTACCTGCATACGCTGTCATTGCTCGACCAGAACCCCGATCTGGTCGGCATCTACAATGTCGGCGGCTCCTCCGATGGCATCGGCAGGGCGCTGCGCGAACGTCAGAAGGCCGGCAAGGTGGTGTTCATCGGCCATGGAATGACCAGGGACACGCGGCGCCTACTGATCGACGGCATAATGGACGCGGTCATCAACTCCGATCCCGACCAGATCATCGCGCTCACGCTGGCGCGGTTCAGACGACCACCGCATTCGCGGACGCATGGCGACGGGCACAGCGTCCCGCTGAGCATGGAGATCATCTTCCGCGAGAACATACCGGCGCAGATCAGGTAGCGGCCCCTGCGAGCAAGCGGCCTTGCGCCCTGTCGTCAATGACAGAACGCCGCCTGGGTGTTACCCATGCGCCCGGAAAGAACCGTCACCCATGTCCCCGGGTCGTACCCTCTGCAGGATGGCTGGGGCGCCAGGATTCGAACCTGGGATCACGGGACCAAAACCCGTTGCCTTACCGCTTGGCCACGCCCCAATGCACGCCGGATGTGCCGGTGAGGGTGCGTTCCTATATCGTCGGCCGGGGGCTGGCGGCAAGCGGTGGCCGGAAGAAATGCGCTCCAGGCCTTGCAACCTGCCGCGCGGCGGCCTAGGGCTCGGCCCGCCAGATGCAGATGTCCCAACGATGAGTGACGATATTCCCTTCAATCGCGACTTCGACCCCAGGCCCGGCGCGGTTCAGGAGGTGGCGGCAGGAGTGCGCCGCATCCTGGCGCCCAATCCATCGCCCTTCACCTTCCGCGGCACCAACACCTATCTGGTGGGTCACGGCGAGGTGGCGGTGATCGACCCGGGACCCGATGATCCGGACCATCTTGCCGCGATCGAGCGGGCGGTCGCAGGTGAGCGGGTGACGGCTGTCATCGTGACCCACACCCATCGCGACCACTCGCCGCTCGCCGGTCCGCTGGCATCGGCCCACGGCGCCACGACCTACGGCTTCGGCCCGCACCGGCCCGCACGCCAGCCGCTGCCCGGCGAGGAGGCGCGGCTCGATGCCTCCAACGACAGCGCATTCCGGCCAGATGTTGCGCTGGCGGACGGCGCCGGCATCGAGGGCGAAGGCTGGCAGCTGACCGCAGTACACACGCCGGGCCACACTTCGAACCACATCTCGCTTGCGCTCGACGGAACCGGGCTCTTGTTCAGCGGCGACCATGTCATGGGCTGGTCCACCACCATCGTCGCGCCCCCGGACGGCCGCATGGCCGATTTCATGGCCTCGCTCGACCGACTGGCCGATCGCGACGAGACCCTGTACCTGCCGGGCCACGGCGCTCCGATCCCGGATCCACGCCGTTTCGTCCGGCTGCTCGCCCTGCACCGTCGCCAGCGCGAGGCGTCGATCCTGAAGCGCCTGGAGGAAGGCGACCGGCGCATCCCCGAGATCGTCGCGGCAATCTACAAGGGGCTCGACCCACGCCTGACGAGCGCGGCCGGCCTGTCGGTTCTTGCCCATATCGAGGATCTGATGGAGCGCGGCGCCGTGGTCGCGGCGGATGGCTGCGGGCTGTCGGCGGTCTACCGCCCCGCGTGAGCCGCGGGGCGGCCGGTCGTCGTCAGATTGCGGCCAGCAGCGCCTCGGCGCTGGAAATTTCCGCCTTGCCGGGCATGTCCTCGACCAGCAGCGCCTTGACCACGCCATCGTCGACCAGCATCGCGTAACGCTTCGAGCGGATGCCGAGACCGCGGGCCGTGGCGTCGAGCTCAAGCCCCGTCGCCTTGGCGAATTCGGCGCTGCCGTCGGCGAGGAACTCGATCGTCCCTTCTCCGCCAGTGGCCTTCGCCCAGGCCCCCATCACGAAGACATCGTTCACGGACACGCACACCACCGCATCGACTCCCTTCGCCTTGAATGCATCGACATTGGCGAGAAAGCCCGGCAGATGGGCGTTGTGGCAGGTCGGCGTGAACGCGCCAGGAACCGCGAACAGCGCCACCTTGCGCCCGCCGAACACCTCTGCAGTCCGCCGTTCGACCGGACCGGAGTCGGTCATCACCGCGAAGGTTGCGTCCGGAAGCTTGTCGCCGACTTTGATCATTCCCGTCTCCTGGTTGAGGTGCGCCATGGGACCGCGACGAGGCAGTCAGCCGCAAGATAGGGCCGACGCCTGTCTAGTCGATACGCAGCGTGCGCTCAAAGGAAAAGCCGTCGGAAACGCCGGTCAGCCTGAGATCGACGCCCGACCCGGCGGGCAGCGGCAGCGCGAATCGGTAGCGGCCGTTTCCGTCTCCGCCGAGACGTTCCGCAACCGGAGTCGGCCATCCGGCCGGTCCCTCGACGAGCAGGAAGGGGTCGTCGGTCTGCGGCGGGAAGCGGAGCTCGATCTCGAGCCTTGCATCCTCGCCCTCGCCGATCCTGGCCACCGAGACGACGCCACCGCGCGGATCGTCGCCGGACACCGGCACCGGCACGCGCCGCCGGAACAGCTCGATGGCCGACGCCTGCGGCGTCCCCTCGCCGAGCCGGGCAGAAAGATCGGCGTCGGCGGGAACACAGATGTCCTTGCACACGCCGAAATGCATGGCGAGCCGCAGACCCACCGGCTTGCCGGGATCGACGGGCGTGACCCGCAACGGCAGCACCACCGTGTCGGCATAGCCGACGATCCAGCCGTAACCGTCGTTGAACAGCTCCGGCGCAGGCCACTCCACCGCGACGCCGGCAACGTTCTGCGAGCCCGAGAAATCGAAACGCGGCGGGATGCCGGACTCGCCGGGTTGGCGCCAGTAGGTCTTCCAGCCCGGGGCCAGCGTGATCTCGAGCCCGGCGAGCCGGTCTGCACTGCCCTGCACGGCCCCGCCGTCGAGGACCCGAACCTCTACCGGTTCGTCCCAGGCGCCGGCCAACGCCATGCCGACGGCAAGGCAACTGCCCGCCGAAACGACGAGTAGACCGACGAGCGAGGCCAAGCGTTGGGACAGCATCCCGATCGTCTCCATCGACCGATGCGCGGCAGACCGTTCGGCCGCAGGATCGGTTGGCGCAGCGGCCTTGGGACCCTACTTTTAGTTCAAAGACGCGTCGCGGCGCATCAACCGGTTTCACGGCTCAGTGAGATCCGCCAACAGTCGGCATTTCCAAATCGCATCAGCAGGGTTAGCATTCGACCATGATCGGAGCGGCAACTGGCAGGATCGGTGCAGGCGGTCGGAGCTACCTCGACGGCCAGCTCCTCGTCGCCATGCCGTCGATGAGCGATCCGCGCTTCGAGCGGAGCGTCATCTATGTATGCGCCCACTCCGAGGACGGGGCGATGGGGATCATCGTCAACCAGGCAGCCGAGCATATCGGCTTCACGGAGCTGTTGCGCCAGCTCGACGTCATCGGTGCCGGTGAGGAGATCCGCCTGCCGCCGGCGGTCAATGCCATGAGGGTGCATGTCGGCGGGCCGGTGGAAACAGGCCGCGGCTTCGTGCTCCACACCGCGGACTGGTTCGTGGAGAATTCGACGCTGCCGATCGACGACGGCATCTGCCTGACCGCGACGCTCGACATCCTCAAGGCGATTGCCCGTGGCCAGGGTCCGTCGAACTCGCTTCTGGCACTCGGCTATTCGGGATGGGCGCCGGGCCAGCTCGAGCGGGAGATCCAGGCGAACGGCTGGCTGCATTGCAGTGCCGATCCCCGGATCGTGTTCGGGGGCGATCTTGCCTCGAAGTACGATCTCGCGCTGCGCAAGATCGGGATCGATCCGGGCTTCCTGGCCAGCGAGGCCGGACACGCCTGACACCTCACATCTGAATCACATCTGAAGCCCGAGCTC
The nucleotide sequence above comes from Tepidamorphus gemmatus. Encoded proteins:
- a CDS encoding sulfate ABC transporter substrate-binding protein yields the protein MRAASPSPQTVRAAGRGSRLRNGLATATFTAAIMLVLSVVAFAQTTLLNVSYDPTRELYRDFNAAFAAHWKATTGDDVTVRQSHGGSGAQARAVIDGLDADVVTLAMQSDVDAIVQNSGKIAEDWRARLPNNAAPYTSTIVFLVRRGNPKGLKDWDDLVKEGVEVVAPNPKTSGAARWAYLAAWAFASEAFGGDTAKVRDFLARLYRNVPVLDTAARGSTTTFVQRGIGDVLLAWENEALLAIEELGPDQFEIVMPSMSMLAEPVVAVVDANVDRKGTRAVAEAYLNYLYAPEGQAIAARHFYRPYRMQDAAPEDAARFPQLKLVRIDDPIFGGWAKVQPEHFGDGGVFDQIYRR
- a CDS encoding four-carbon acid sugar kinase family protein, producing MARIVFLGDDFTGASDTLATFAERGAAVRLFLDVPDPAEADGLDVIGIATDLRPLSPDIIVRRLEELAPGLRRLSPRILHYKICSTFDSARHVGSIGAAVLTLERLLATGRTVVVGGQPSLGRYCIFGTLFARAADGRVCRIDRHPVMSRHPTTPMGEADIRAHLALQGLDDLALIDCLELNRTEELPPAMRNGAGRALIDALSPSDVDRIGRILTTLEAATAPLLVVGASSVAEALCPRLAQSRSRAVTGVGPRLAVAGSRSAVTADQVEAAASYVRLPIEPCDLDAGADRLVRHCADLLATGRDVLIHLRRDHDYGMPPASLSGRLAKLTAAIAGRCPVGAIAVAGGDTASAVVKRLGFRSLSFVRRAAPGVAVCSGHMPGHALEGAFLLLKGGQVGDRDILERFGRPF
- a CDS encoding RuBisCO large subunit C-terminal-like domain-containing protein, with the translated sequence MRVDTIEAIYLIETPLDPARVADILAGEQSSGTFVRVAGETDALRARAAAEVLELEELESATGPSLASSWLDRRGVAGPWRRARVRIAFPLANIGTNLPTLAATVAGNLFDLGEVTGLRLLDLRLPQIVRCRFDLPGVGVRGTRERVGVFGRPLFGTIIKPNVGLRADEIADLVDLLCRAGVDFIKDDEVCANPDHAPLAERVPAVMARVRAHRDRTGRNVMVAFNVTDETDAMRRHADLVEREGGSCVMVSLNWCGLSAIQSLRRSTPLAIHGHRNGFGALSRHPLLGIGFDAYQALYRLAGIDHLHVHGIGGKFCDRPEDVEQAARRCLKPLAVDAPDATDAVMPAFSSGQWAGTLPLAARAADSADFLFMAGGGILAHPDGPAAGVTSLRQAWDAVASGEEIEAAAATRPELAAALRVFGG
- a CDS encoding VOC family protein, with the protein product MSRFLGAIRQLGYVVDDIEAGMAHWHAVMGVGPWFYNPRVPIEDYLYDGVAYQPHNSVALANSGFIQVELIQCRNDVPSMYRDFLEAGNRGLQHVAYWTQDFDRDLARMVAEGFRPRMSGRVGANGRFVYFDREAHPGTVIELSEVIGPKGRMFDMIRAASQDWDGTDPIRPFPDLSTL
- a CDS encoding TRAP transporter large permease, with amino-acid sequence MSLVLVAVFVAALLLGAPIAVALGLASAVTVVAFGLPVHVLVQRCVNALDSTPLLAVPLFILAASLLNAMGVTGHIFDLVRLLVGRIRGAVAQVSILVSLIFSGMSGAALADIGALGKIQIDQMVAQGYRRRFGAGITIAAATIGPIFPPSIPIIIYASVTNVSAVQLLIAGIVPALVITVLLMAQVAVMARLFDLPRDTISPSVRAIAAKAVVSLPALAAPVLLIGGLLSGYFGPTEVAGVTVAYALVIGFLVYRTLTVRAVWACLRETTEATAGILFIVATAALFAWVLTLDQVPAIAGRWLLGISDNPLVLLLLVNLLLLVVGMVLESIAAILIIAPIVAPALHAAGVDPLQLGIVFVLNLMIGLLTPPVGMSLYMVAIVARMPVHEVIRGVLPFFMPLLLSLLVVSMVPAISTWLPQFLAQ
- a CDS encoding TRAP transporter small permease; translated protein: MQGGVSVPAGGRLLQIAAVACRSLASLLLALICVLIAAQVAGRNLFNTGMPWADELARFCGVAIVFLCVPLLALRGQHVAMDLASLVLRGRLRRPVALVIELTVLAFACLGLWSLHAFLGRAWKFATPTLGIPNWVFYAPALVGLALLALVAVARIRAIVAGRLPDGNGSPVP
- a CDS encoding TRAP transporter substrate-binding protein, yielding MAKQLQSITRRGALGLGLGAGAFVLSPYRASAQSLTLRYGHNNEPASVAGAQADWFAEAVNRHSGGDIQVQVFPSSQLGKLQELAEAVSLGTIAFSHNTAGGIGSLYEPFGALDTPYLYRDVDHLMKVMDVNSPVMQELNRGLIEAANVRVIYAHYFGRRNLTANKAVYSPADLAGVKIRAVPFPIYQTAVEGMGAAPVPVDWSEVPTALATGIVAGQENPVNVILNVKLYEVQSHLMLTGHMSNAEVVVMNEDAWQALTPAQKVAVETAAQEIRERATRAIQDNEERETEELRKLGMTVIGPEDGLDLEAFRASVSKLVDQRFGEKFGSLYDKIRAIS
- a CDS encoding LacI family DNA-binding transcriptional regulator → MHPRPSTLPSMADVAQLAGVSLATVDRVLNRRKGVRARTVDRVLKAAVELGYLDREECRKLSGPRLPNIAFLLPKGTNPYLRLLGEKVRATAATGSRDDSPVRCFFIESFDAGALASALHHHARWADGIAFMAIDHPLVREAVEEVGAGGTRLVTIVSDLPHSAREAYIGLDNQAAGRTAAYLLARFCHVREGSVAVVAGSRSYRAHSEREMGFHSLLDEAHPGLRVVGMREGHDDRNENYLHTLSLLDQNPDLVGIYNVGGSSDGIGRALRERQKAGKVVFIGHGMTRDTRRLLIDGIMDAVINSDPDQIIALTLARFRRPPHSRTHGDGHSVPLSMEIIFRENIPAQIR
- a CDS encoding MBL fold metallo-hydrolase; amino-acid sequence: MSDDIPFNRDFDPRPGAVQEVAAGVRRILAPNPSPFTFRGTNTYLVGHGEVAVIDPGPDDPDHLAAIERAVAGERVTAVIVTHTHRDHSPLAGPLASAHGATTYGFGPHRPARQPLPGEEARLDASNDSAFRPDVALADGAGIEGEGWQLTAVHTPGHTSNHISLALDGTGLLFSGDHVMGWSTTIVAPPDGRMADFMASLDRLADRDETLYLPGHGAPIPDPRRFVRLLALHRRQREASILKRLEEGDRRIPEIVAAIYKGLDPRLTSAAGLSVLAHIEDLMERGAVVAADGCGLSAVYRPA